One stretch of Arachis duranensis cultivar V14167 chromosome 1, aradu.V14167.gnm2.J7QH, whole genome shotgun sequence DNA includes these proteins:
- the LOC107495836 gene encoding pectinesterase/pectinesterase inhibitor PPE8B, which yields MVLSSTRKEKKPPIMALTFLLMLLHGHFTTMASASRTRLGGSACLKVSPSEFVGAVREVIGLLGDVASILSRFSGGFGNFRLANAILDCLDLLDMSSDELNWSVSATQNPKGKNNSTGNLGSDLKTWLSAALANPETCLDGFEGTSSIVKGLVSSGLGQVTSLVKNLLAKVDVPHHDVSHSAGVDQFPSWVKPGERKLLQANGVAADAVVALDGSGKFTRVMDAIMAAPDYSMKRFVIYVKRGVYNENVEIKKKKWNIMMIGDGIGATVITGNRSVVDGWTTFRSATFAVSGRGFIARDITFQNTAGPEKHQAVALRSDSDLSVFFRCGILGYQDSLYTHTMRQFFRECTISGTVDFIFGDATAVFQKCNVLVKKGLQNQKNTITAQGRKDPNEPTGFSLQFCNVTADSDLVSFVNTTETFLGRPWKTYSRTIFMQNYMSEIIRPQGWLEWNGNFALDTLYYAEYMNTGAGAGLANRVKWPGYHVLNSSSEASNFTVAQFIQGNLWLPSTGVAFTAGLTL from the exons ATGGTTCTTTcttcaacaagaaaagagaaaaagccaCCAATCATGGCACTCACCTTCTTGTTGATGCTTCTCCATGGACACTTCACTACTATGGCCTCTGCTTCTCGCACTCGTTTGGGAGGCTCAGCGTGCCTCAAGGTTTCACCTTCTGAGTTCGTCGGTGCTGTTAGGGAAGTTATTGGCCTCTTGGGAGATGTTGCTTCCATCTTGTCCAGGTTTAGCGGTGGCTTTGGTAATTTCCGTCTCGCCAACGCCATTCTTGACTGTCTTGATTTGTTGGACATGTCCTCCGACGAGCTTAACTGGTCTGTCTCCGCTACTCAAAACCCCAAAG GAAAAAACAACAGTACAGGAAACTTAGGATCCGATTTGAAGACATGGCTAAGTGCTGCCCTGGCAAATCCAGAGACATGCCTCGATGGATTCGAAGGCACAAGCAGTATCGTGAAAGGATTAGTCTCCAGCGGCCTTGGACAAGTGACATCGCTGGTGAAGAATCTCCTTGCAAAGGTTGATGTCCCCCACCATGATGTCTCCCACAGTGCCGGCGTGGACCAGTTTCCTTCGTGGGTGAAGCCGGGGGAGAGGAAGCTTCTGCAGGCAAATGGAGTGGCTGCCGATGCTGTGGTGGCTTTAGATGGAAGTGGAAAGTTCACAAGGGTGATGGATGCGATTATGGCTGCGCCGGATTATAGCATGAAGAGGTTTGTGATTTACGTGAAGAGAGGTGTTTACAATGAGAACGTGGAgattaagaagaagaagtggaatATCATGATGATCGGAGATGGTATCGGTGCCACTGTTATTACCGGCAACCGGAGTGTTGTTGACGGCTGGACAACTTTCCGATCTGCCACCTttg CTGTAAGTGGAAGAGGATTCATAGCACGAGACATTACTTTTCAGAACACAGCAGGACCAGAGAAGCACCAAGCAGTGGCACTAAGATCCGATTCCGACCTCTCAGTCTTCTTCCGTTGTGGAATCTTGGGCTACCAAGACAGCCTCTACACTCACACAATGCGTCAATTCTTCAGAGAGTGCACAATCTCCGGCACAGTCGATTTCATCTTTGGCGATGCAACCGCAGTCTTCCAAAAATGCAATGTACTTGTCAAGAAAGGGTTACAGAATCAAAAGAACACAATCACCGCACAAGGTAGAAAAGATCCTAATGAACCAACAGGATTCTCGTTACAATTCTGCAACGTAACTGCTGATTCTGACCTAGTTTCTTTTGTTAACACCACGGAGACTTTCTTGGGGAGGCCGTGGAAAACGTATTCAAGAAccatttttatgcaaaattataTGAGCGAGATTATAAGGCCGCAAGGGTGGTTAGAGTGGAACGGTAACTTTGCGTTGGATACACTATATTATGCTGAGTATATGAATACTGGTGCCGGTGCAGGTTTAGCTAACAGAGTCAAATGGCCCGGATACCATGTTTTGAATAGCTCCAGTGAAGCTAGCAATTTTACTGTCGCACAGTTCATTCAAGGAAATTTATGGTTGCCTTCAACTGGTGTAGCATTCACAGCTGGATTAAcgctttaa
- the LOC107495815 gene encoding probable pectinesterase/pectinesterase inhibitor 12, which translates to MASSTSSKASLFLLATILFFSNACAISNPSNAENLNALKSFCRTTPYPEVCFNSLKLSISITISPSILNNLLQSLQVAISEATKLSDLFNNAGNSNSIIENKIGAVQDCKELHKLTLSSLKRSLSAIRSQNSKDLVDARTYLSAALTNKETCLESMESASGTLKPTLVDSVTNTFKYVSNTLSMLPRKPDMKKKQKKSTPKWFFSKSDDEGYDPSEVIVVAADGSGNFSTINEAVDFAPSNSFDRTVIYVKEGLYEENVEIPSHKTNIVLLGDGRDATVITGNRSFVDGWTTFRSATLAVSGDGFLARDIAIENKAGPEKHQAVALRVNADLTAFYRCSIYGYQDTLYTHSFRQFYRESDIYGTIDFIFGNAAAIFQGCNIVSLMPIPGQFTVITAQSRSSPDEDTGISIQNSSIVASTDLSSNSTMVKSYLGRPWRVYSRTLYIESYIDKFIDPLGWTKWNNNNDGDTEGLETLYYGEYENYGGGSDTRNRVDWPGFHLLDYNDAYNFTVSEFIAGDAWLGSTSFPYDDGI; encoded by the exons ATGGCTTCTTCTACGTCTTCTAAAGCCTCCCTTTTTCTCTTAGCAACAATCTTATTCTTCTCAAATGCTTGTGCTATCAGCAACCCCTCCAATGCAGAAAACCTCAATGCATTGAAATCCTTTTGCAGAACCACACCATACCCTGAAGTTTGCTTCAACTCATTGAAGCTATCAATCTCTATAACCATATCTCCAAGCATACTCAACAACCTCCTTCAGTCTCTCCAAGTAGCTATATCAGAAGCCACAAAGCTATCTGATCTTTTCAACAATGCTGGAAACTCAAACAGCATCATAGAGAATAAAATAGGAGCAGTTCAAGACTGCAAGGAGCTCCACAAACTCACATTGTCTTCTCTGAAACGCTCTCTATCCGCAATCCGTTCGCAGAACTCGAAGGACTTGGTTGATGCAAGAACATACCTTAGTGCAGCGTTAACCAACAAAGAAACGTGTTTAGAAAGCATGGAGTCAGCTTCTGGTACCCTTAAGCCAACTCTTGTGGATTCTGTGACCAACACTTTCAAATATGTCAGCAACACTCTCTCAATGCTCCCTCGTAAGCCTgatatgaagaagaagcagaagaagagCACTCCAAAGtggtttttttcaaaatcagatGATGAAGGGTATGATCCTAGTGAAGTGATTGTTGTGGCTGCAGATGGGAGTGGGAACTTTAGCACTATCAATGAAGCTGTTGACTTTGCTCCAAGTAATAGCTTTGACAGGACAGTGATATATGTGAAAGAAGGGTTATACGAGGAGAATGTGGAGATTCCAAGTCATAAGACCAATATTGTTTTGCTTGGAGATGGAAGAGATGCCACTGTCATCACTGGTAACAGAAGTTTTGTTGATGGCTGGACTACTTTTAGATCTGCCACTCTAG CTGTGTCTGGGGATGGTTTTCTGGCTCGAGACATAGCAATTGAGAACAAAGCGGGGCCAGAGAAGCATCAAGCAGTTGCACTGAGAGTTAATGCAGACTTGACTGCATTCTACAGATGTTCAATCTATGGCTATCAAGACACACTCTACACTCACTCCTTCAGACAATTCTACAGAGAAAGCGACATATATGGCACCATAGACTTCATATTCGGAAACGCGGCAGCGATCTTTCAAGGCTGCAACATTGTTTCACTAATGCCAATACCCGGCCAGTTTACGGTTATCACCGCGCAATCACGAAGTAGCCCTGATGAGGACACAGGGATCTCAATCCAGAACAGTTCAATTGTAGCAAGCACTGATTTGAGTTCAAATTCGACGATGGTCAAGAGTTACCTTGGGAGGCCATGGAGGGTGTATTCTCGCACTCTGTACATAGAGTCGTACATTGATAAGTTCATTGACCCGTTGGGATGGACAAAGTGGAACAATAATAATGATGGTGATACTGAAGGGCTTGAGACTCTGTATTATGGAGAGTATGAGAATTATGGGGGTGGTTCAGACACTCGTAACCGTGTTGATTGGCCAGGATTCCATTTGTTGGATTACAATGATGCTTATAACTTCACTGTTTCGGAGTTCATTGCAGGTGATGCTTGGCTTGGTTCTACTTCTTTTCCGTATGATGATGGGATTTGA
- the LOC107495985 gene encoding pectinesterase: protein MAFQDFDVISERRRNEQKAKLKKRIIMGVVAAIVLVGIIGAVFVVVLPGNDSKSNSTPSSHSPSSSSYSSSSSSPPSIAKSEKMVELVCDGAEYKDKCEGPLSDALKNDPSMSQPKDILKYYAKYAEDAVNAAFAKTETLNFESPEEQGAYEDCKQIFSDAKIDLEAITNQVSGDNIDLRNITNSTPDLNSWLSAVISYQQTCIDGFPEGQLKTDLENLFKDSKEFVSNTLNIVSKVGNFLSSLPSFRSLAEEKHQSPLNFLDKRDGFPNWLSQKDRRMLKAADNRPTPNVTVAKDGSGDFKTISEALAAMPKTYEGRYVIFVKEGVYDETVTITQKMQNVTLFGEGSQKSIITGNKNFRDGTRTFLTAPFAVLGDGFIGKSMGFRNTAGPEGHQAVAARVQADRVVFVNCRFEGYQDTLYAQTHRQFYRSCIISGTIDFIFGDAAAVFQNCIMVVRKPMDNQQTIITAQGRVDPKQTTGIVLQKCIIKADDSLVPVKAQFKNYLGRPWKEYSRTVIMESDIGDLIHPEGWLPWAGDFALKTLYYAEYANTGPGSKTDGRVNWPTYHVINKQEAAQFTVAQFLKGSWVQGTGVPSVQGFYN from the exons atGGCATTTCAAGATTTCGATGTCATCTCGGAACGTCGAAGAAATGAGCAGAAGGCAAAACTCAAGAAGAGGATCATCATGGGCGTTGTAGCCGCCATCGTCCTTGTAGGCATCATCGGCGCAGTCTTCGTCGTGGTATTGCCAGGAAATGACAGCAAAAGCAACAGCACTCCATCGTCGCATTCTCCATCATCATCTTCGTACTCCTCGTCGTCGTCGTCACCACCATCAATCGCAAAATCGGAGAAGATGGTGGAACTTGTCTGCGATGGTGCCGAGTACAAAGACAAATGTGAAGGACCTCTGTCAGATGCATTGAAGAACGACCCTTCCATGTCGCAACCCAAGGATATTCTCAAGTACTACGCCAAATATGCAGAGGATGCAGTTAACGCTGCCTTCGCCAAAACCGAAACCCTCAACTTCGAATCCCCGGAGGAGCAAGGCGCCTATGAAGATTGCAAGCAGATCTTCTCTGATGCCAAGATCGACCTGGAGGCCATCACGAACCAAGTATCCGGAGACAACATCGATTTGAGGAACATCACCAACAGTACTCCTGATTTGAACAGCTGGCTCAGTGCTGTCATCAGTTACCAACAAACTTGCATCGACGGTTTCCCTGAGGGACAGTTGAAGACTGATCTTGAGAACCTCTTCAAGGACTCTAAGGAGTTTGTTAGCAACACACTTAACATTGTTTCCAAGGTTGGTAACTTCCTCTCCTCCTTGCCATCGTTCCGGAGTTTGGCCGAGGAGAAGCATCAGTCGCCGCTCAATTTCCTGGACAAACGCGATGGCTTTCCTAACTGGCTTAGCCAGAAGGACAGGAGGATGTTGAAGGCTGCCGATAACAGGCCCACACCTAATGTCACCGTCGCCAAGGATGGCTCCGGGGACTTCAAAACCATCTCTGAAGCTTTGGCTGCCATGCCTAAGACATACGAAGGAAG GTATGTGATTTTTGTTAAGGAAGGAGTGTACGATGAGACAGTGACAATAACACAGAAAATGCAGAACGTAACCTTGTTTGGTGAAGGTTCCCAGAAGAGCATCATCACCGGCAACAAAAACTTTAGGGACGGTACCAGGACCTTCCTAACTGCCCCATTTG CTGTGCTAGGAGATGGATTTATTGGAAAGTCGATGGGATTCAGGAACACAGCTGGGCCAGAAGGACACCAAGCTGTGGCTGCGAGAGTGCAAGCTGACCGCGTGGTGTTTGTGAACTGCCGCTTCGAGGGTTACCAAGACACACTATACGCCCAAACCCACAGGCAATTCTACAGGAGTTGCATCATTTCCGGCACCATCGATTTCATCTTTGGTGACGCCGCAGCAGTTTTCCAGAACTGTATCATGGTTGTTAGGAAGCCAATGGACAACCAACAAACCATCATAACCGCACAAGGCAGAGTTGATCCAAAACAGACCACCGGCATAGTCCTCCAGAAATGCATCATCAAGGCTGATGACTCACTTGTGCCTGTCAAGGCCCAGTTCAAGAACTACCTTGGTAGGCCATGGAAGGAATACTCCAGGACAGTAATCATGGAATCCGACATCGGAGATCTCATTCACCCGGAGGGATGGCTTCCTTGGGCCGGCGATTTCGCTCTTAAGACACTCTACTATGCTGAGTATGCAAACACTGGACCTGGTTCCAAGACCGATGGTAGGGTTAACTGGCCCACCTATCATGTCATCAACAAGCAAGAAGCTGCCCAGTTCACTGTCGCACAATTCTTGAAGGGATCTTGGGTCCAGGGCACCGGTGTGCCATCAGTTCAGGGTTTCTAtaactaa